The DNA sequence GCCATGTATTTTGCAAAAGAATTTACCAACGCTACTTTCACAAAAATTGGTGAGGAAATGGGAGGTAAAGATCATTCCACAGTAATGTACGCTTGTGAAACGATAAAAGATGTTTCCAAGATCGATAAAGAAGTTAAAAAGTACGTAAAAGAACTTACGGAAAGGATCAAGCACTAAAATAATTTAATTTTACAATAAAAGAAAATGAAGGATAGAAATTATTCTTCATTTTTTGTTTAATTTTGGTAGAAAGGTTAGTTTTTAATTGATACAATTATTCACATGAAAATATTGATGGTATGTCTGGGGAACATATGCAGGAGCCCTTTAGCAGAGGGAATTATGAAAGAGAAGCTTCCTTCTGGTTTTTTAGTGGATTCTGCAGGAACGATTTCAATGCATGAAGGGGAGCATCCGGACAAACGGGCAATAAAGACAGCTACCAATCATGGAATTGATATTTCAAAACAGAGATCAAGACCCATTACAAGTGCTGATTTTGAAAAATTTGATAAAATATATTGTATGGATATTGATATTTATAGTGATGTCATTTCAAAAACTAAAAATGAAGCGCAGAGACAAAAAGTCTTTTTGTTTTTAGAAG is a window from the Chryseobacterium sp. T16E-39 genome containing:
- a CDS encoding low molecular weight protein-tyrosine-phosphatase, producing MKILMVCLGNICRSPLAEGIMKEKLPSGFLVDSAGTISMHEGEHPDKRAIKTATNHGIDISKQRSRPITSADFEKFDKIYCMDIDIYSDVISKTKNEAQRQKVFLFLEAAGNHQNAEVPDPYWGDMNDFEDVYQLLDDACNIIRNQILK